CCAGGGTGAGTTGCTGGAGAAGTTGTCAGGCCAATTCCCGCTGACGCAACGGGTGCTGAACGTGCTGGATGTGCAGGCCCTGTCGCCCAGGCTGAGCCTGCAGCCCCAGGCCAATCGCGTGACGGCCACCGTGCCGCTGGTGGCGCGCGACCTGTTGCGCAGCCGCGAGCACACGGGAGAGGTGGCGCTGAGCTTTGGCCTGCGTTACGAGCCGACCGACCTCACCATTCGCCTGCGCGAGCCCAGGCTGGAGTCGGCCCGGGTGGCCGGGCTGCCCGAGCCATTGCAACGAGGCCTGACCCGTCTGGCAGGCTGGCTGGCCGAAGATCGGCTCAACGGGCAGGTGATTCACCGGCTGAAGCCCGAAGACCTGCGCAGCGCCGACCGCATGGGGTATGTGGTGCACGACCTGCGTGTGACGGCCTCGGGGCTGGCGGTGGACCTGCGGCCTCGCTGACGTTTGCGTCAGCCGCCTCCGTTTTGTGGACAATGGAGCCTTCGCGTTTTCCCTGACCCCTCCTCGCGTGAAACGGGTGGTTCCTCATGAGCATCTTCAACGGTGACAACCGCAAGGCCTGGGCCCAGGCCTTCATCTCCGGCATTCCCTACGCGGCGGCCTCTGGCATGCAGTTGGTGGACGTGGCCGAAGGTCGCTGCAGCCTGTTGCTGCCGGCACGCGCCACCTGGACGGGCGACAGCGAGCGCAGGCTGATCCACCCCGGCTGCCTGAGCGTGCTGGCCGACACGGCCTGCGGGGTGGCCGTGGGCTGCGCCATGGAAACGCTGGAGCCTTACGCCACGCTGGACCTGCGCATGGACTACCTGCGCCCGCCCGTGGCCGAAACCGACCTGATCTGCACCGCCGAATGCCACCGCCTGTCGCGCAGTGTGGCCTTTGTGCGCGGCGAACTGCACCAGCCTGGCCAGAGCGAGCCGGTGGCCACGGTGCACGCCACCTTCATGCGGGCCACGGCCAACACCCGTCGCAAGGATGCGGGCGCGGCGCCCAAGGCGCCCACCCCATCAGAGGCCGCGTCGGCCCTGATCGCCCCGGCCAGCATCGAGCCCAGCGCGGTGTTCGTGTCCACCCCCGACAGCACGGCCGAGACCTCGGCGCTGCCGGTGGGCCGCTCGCCCTATGTGGACTTCCTGAACATCCACCAGCAAACCCAGGTGGACGCCGGGCCCGTGTTTCGCATGCCCTTCAAGCCCGAGCTGATCGGCAACCCGGTGTTGCCGGCACTGCACGGCGGCATCCTGGCGGGCTTTGGCGAAACCGCCATGATCCTGCACCTGGTGCAAACCACGCCCGGCATCACCGGCGTGCCGCGCGGGGTGGACTTTGCCATCGCCTACATGCGGTCGGCCAAGCCCATCGACACCTTCGCACAGTGCACCACGGTGCGTCAGGGCAACCGCGTGGCCCTGGTGATGGTGTCGCTGTGGCAGGACGATCCCAGCAAGCCGGTGGTGCAGGCGCGCGGCCACTTCCTGATGCCGCGTGAGGACTGAGGCGCCCGACGCTCAGTAACCGGCCATGCGGGCTGTCACCAGCCGATTCATGAAGCCGGGAGACAGCTTGGACAGCGTCGCAAACAGCTTGGTCTGCCATCCCACCAGGTTGTG
This genomic window from Aquabacterium sp. A3 contains:
- a CDS encoding PaaI family thioesterase: MSIFNGDNRKAWAQAFISGIPYAAASGMQLVDVAEGRCSLLLPARATWTGDSERRLIHPGCLSVLADTACGVAVGCAMETLEPYATLDLRMDYLRPPVAETDLICTAECHRLSRSVAFVRGELHQPGQSEPVATVHATFMRATANTRRKDAGAAPKAPTPSEAASALIAPASIEPSAVFVSTPDSTAETSALPVGRSPYVDFLNIHQQTQVDAGPVFRMPFKPELIGNPVLPALHGGILAGFGETAMILHLVQTTPGITGVPRGVDFAIAYMRSAKPIDTFAQCTTVRQGNRVALVMVSLWQDDPSKPVVQARGHFLMPRED